Within the Bacillus sp. FSL K6-3431 genome, the region TAATGAAAGGGCGGGGGATGTTGCAAAAACAAACGTTAAGTAACAAATCGAAGTTACCTTTGTATAAACAATTGAAAATTTCCCTAATGAAATATATAGAAGAAAATCTATTAGAAGGGGATGTTCTACCAATTGAGCCTGAGATCGAAAAGATGTATGGTGTGAGTCGGATTACGGTTCGAAGGACAATTGACGAATTGGTAGCAGATGGAATAGTTAAGAAGATTCAAGGGCGGGGTACATTTGTAGAGTCAAAAAGTATAGTACAGACTGCTGGGACAATTACTAGTTGGACCGAAGAAATGCGACATAAAGGGAAAAAAACTCATACTGAAAACTTGGTGTTCATGGAGATTGATCCTACACCTAAACTAAAAAAAGAATTACAACTTACTTCTAATGAAAAAGTACTTTGCCTAAAAAGGATACGCTTTGCTAATGGGGAACCTATTGCCATTATGATCAATTATATGCGTGCTAAATTTGTTCCAAATCTACTTGAAAATGGACTTCAGGGAGAATCATTGTATGAAACTCTGGAGGAAGAGTACGATATCCGTCTTAACAAAGCACACGAACGAATTCAAGCTAGAATTGCGACTGATTTTGAAGCCATTGAGCTAAGGATACCACCTCAGTCTGCTTTGCTCCATTTAACTAGACTATCTTTTTTGGAAGATGGCACTCCATTTGAGCTAGTCGAGATGTCGAATAGAGGGGACCGTTATCAATACTCCATTGACTTGGATGGAAGGAATAAAACAAAAACGTTTTAATGAAAGGAATGAAAGACAATGCTAACCCTATCTGAAGGTTTAATTGAATTAGATGTCAAAGCCTCAGACGCTGAGGATGCGATAAGAAAAGCAGGACAACTATTAGTAAATGAAGGACTAGCGGAAGAAAGATATGTAGATGCAATGGTCAAGGGATTTCAAGATATAGGTCCATATATTGTTATCGCACCAAATATTGCATTTCCACATGCTAGACCTGAATTGGGTGCCAAAGGCAAAGGGGTTTCAATGATTAGATTAAGTGAGCCTGTTGTTTTTGGTCACCCGACAAATGATCCAATTACACTAGTTTGTGCGCTATGTGGTACAGATAATACGAGCCATATCGAAATGCTTCAGGCACTTGCGAATGTACTAAGAGATGAGGAAAAGCTTGACATCATCATGAATAAGGCAATTTCAAAGCAGGAAATTATATCTATTATTTAAATTATGAGGAGGATGTTTTATATGAAAATTGTAACCGTTTGCGGAATGGGATTTGGAACTAGTTTAATGCTACTTATGGATATTCAGTCTATTGCCAAGGGTCATGGTTATGAATTAGATGGAGAAGCAGTTGATTTAGGATCGGCGAAAGGAAAGCCATGCGATTTCATGGTGGCATCCAGTGAAATATCTGCAGAGTTGATAGATGAACCTGTGGAAGTAATCTCTATTAATAATTTATTAGATAAAGAAGAAATTGAAAGTAAGGTCATGCCAGTCATTCAAAAACTAGCCAAAAAGGGGTAATGAAAT harbors:
- a CDS encoding GntR family transcriptional regulator, coding for MQKQTLSNKSKLPLYKQLKISLMKYIEENLLEGDVLPIEPEIEKMYGVSRITVRRTIDELVADGIVKKIQGRGTFVESKSIVQTAGTITSWTEEMRHKGKKTHTENLVFMEIDPTPKLKKELQLTSNEKVLCLKRIRFANGEPIAIMINYMRAKFVPNLLENGLQGESLYETLEEEYDIRLNKAHERIQARIATDFEAIELRIPPQSALLHLTRLSFLEDGTPFELVEMSNRGDRYQYSIDLDGRNKTKTF
- a CDS encoding PTS sugar transporter subunit IIA, translating into MLTLSEGLIELDVKASDAEDAIRKAGQLLVNEGLAEERYVDAMVKGFQDIGPYIVIAPNIAFPHARPELGAKGKGVSMIRLSEPVVFGHPTNDPITLVCALCGTDNTSHIEMLQALANVLRDEEKLDIIMNKAISKQEIISII
- a CDS encoding PTS sugar transporter subunit IIB — protein: MKIVTVCGMGFGTSLMLLMDIQSIAKGHGYELDGEAVDLGSAKGKPCDFMVASSEISAELIDEPVEVISINNLLDKEEIESKVMPVIQKLAKKG